A stretch of DNA from Cryptosporangium aurantiacum:
GGCGTCCGCGATGTCGGCGTTGACGTGCAGCGCCGCGGTCCCGGCGGGCCAGTAGCCGGAGCACTCCTGGCCGCGGATCGTCCGCCACGGGAACGCCGCGCCCTCCAGCCCCAGCGTCTGGGCGCGTTCGATCGCGAGCGGGAGCGTCGTCCGGCGCCAGCGCAGCGCGTGCGCGGCGGCGTCCGGCAGCGTGTGGCTCAGCATCGGCAGGACGAACGTCTCGGTGTCCCAGAACGTGTGGCCGTCGTATCCCGGTCCGGTGAGGCCCTTCGCCGGGATCGCGCGCCCCTCGGCGCGGGCACCGGCCTGCAGGACGTGGAACAGCCCGAACCGGACGGCCTGCTGGAGCTGGGCGTCCCCGTCGATCTCGACGTCCGCGCTCTGCCAGAACGCGTCCAGGTAGCCGCGCTGATCGTCGCAGAGCCCGTCCCAGCCCTGGTACCGGGCCGCGGTGAGCGCCGCACGGACCTGGTCGTTGAGCGCGGGCAGCGACCGGCGGGACGACCAGCCGTACGCGAGGTACTTCACGATCCGGAGCGAGCGGCGCGGGGCCAGGCGGCAGATCACCGTGGTCCGGCCGATGTTGTCCCTGGCGTCGGAGTGGGTCTGGGTCCCGGCCGGGCCGTGCACGTCGTGGTCCATCGCGGCTGCCATCCGCAGGCCGTTGCCGCGCAGGCTGTGCAGCAGCGCGGCGCAGCTCGCCTCGGCGGTCTGAACCTCCGGCTGCAGCGGCCTGGCCAGCGCCGCCTCGATCCGCGGATCCTTTCCGGTCGGTGGTAACTCCTCGTTGGCGAACAGCTCGGACTGCACGACGAGCTGCACCGGCTCGTCGCCCGCGGTCACCGTGTAGTTGATCGCCGCGACCGATCGCTGGACCAGCGAGACCAGCCGCTCGGTCCGGAGCGTGACCGACTTACCGGCCGGCGAGACCCAGTCCAGCCGGCGGGTCAGGAGCCCGGTGCGGAAGTCCAGCTCCCGCTCGTGCGCGCGTACCTCGCCGTAGCGGACGTCGAGCGGCTCGTCGTCGACCAGCAGCCGGATCAGCTTCCCGTTGGTGACGTTGACGACGGCCTGCCCGGACTCCGGATAGCCGTACCCGCCCTCGGCGTACGGCAGCGGCCGCAGCTCGCAGAACGAGTTGAGATAGGTACCGGGCAGACCGTGCGGCTCTCCCTCGTCGAGGTTGCCACGGAGTCCGATGTGGCCGTTGGCGAGCGTGAAGACCGACTCGCTGGCCTCCAGCCGGTCCAGGTCGACGCTGTCCTCACGGATCGACCACGGGTCGATCGCGAACGGGCCGTTGACGATCACGGCACCTCCAGCAGCTCGGTCAGCGCGGAGACGACGACGTCGGCGCCCGCGGTCTTCAGCCCGTCCGGATGTCCGATCCGGTCGACGCCCACCACCAGCCCGAAGCCCCCGGCTCGCCCGGCCTCCACGCCGGCCAGCGCGTCCTCGAATACCGCCGCCTGGTGCGGACGCAAACCGAGCAGTTCGGCACCGGCCAGGAACGTGTCCGGCGCCGGTTTGCCCGCGAGATGACGCTCGGCCGCGACCAGCGCGTCGACCCGGTAGTCGAACAGCCCGGCCAGCCCGGTCACGGTGAGGACCTGCTCGGCGTTCGCGGACGACGTCACCACCGCACGGGCCAGCCCCGCGTCGCGGACCGCGGTCAGGTACGTGACCGCGTCGTCGAACACCTCGACGCCCTCGGCGGCGATCAGGTCCAGGACGAGCGCGTTCTTCGCGTTCGAGAGGCCGAGGACGGTGTGGTCGGCCGCGGTGTCGGACGGTGTTCCCTCGGGGAGCGTGATTCCGCGGGACGCGAGGAACGCCCGCGTCCCGTCCAAACGTTTCCGTCCGTCGACGTAACGGAGGTAGTCGGTATCGACGTCGAACGGCGCCTGGCCCTGCGCGTACTCGGCCAGAAACTGGTCGAACATCGTCTTCCACGCCTTCGCGTGCTGCGCGGCTGTTCGTGTCACAACGCCGTCCAGGTCGAAGAGGCATCCCTGGATCTCGGCAGGTAATCCCAGCACCATCCCGTCAGGCTAGGGGGGTCGCCAAACCGGCAGCAGAAGGCATGGTGAACGGCGGCCCTCAACCACCCCGAAATAGAACATACAGGGTCAACTTGGGTAACCTGCGGTCAAAGACGTCCTCAAGCACGGAGGTGGCGGATGGCGCTCGGCCTCGACCCGGAGATCAGCGCGGCGCTCGACGCCCGGCTAGGGAACGGCCGTCGCGGGGCGGCCGACCGGCCACCGAGCGGCGGTGACGTCACAGCGGTGCGGGCCTCGCTCGATCCGGTGCTGCGCGCGCTCGCGGCCGAACCGCCGGTTCCGCCCGGTATCGAGGTCACCCGGCACGCCGCGACCTCCGCCGACGGCACCCAGGTCCCGATGCGGCTCTACCGCAGCCCCGGCACGCCGGAGACCGGGCTCGTCGTCTACTTCCACGGCGGCGGCATGGTCGCGGGCGACCTGGACATCTACGACCCGGTGATGCGCCGGTACGTCGGTGCGGGCGGCATCCCGATGCTCGCCGTCGACTACCGCCTCGCGCCGGAGCACCCGTACCCGGCCGGGGTCGAGGACGGATACGCGGCGATCGTCTGGGCCGCGAAGAAGGCCGGCGAGCTGGGTTCGGACCCCACCCGGATCGCGGTGGCCGGCGACGGCGGCGGAGCGGCGATCGCCGCCGGCGCCGTGTTGCTCGGCCGGGACCGCGGTGGTCCGACGCTCGCCGGGCAGCTGCTCGTCTACCCGATGCTCGACGACCGCACGGTGACGCCGGACCCGCTGCTGGGTCGGGGCGCGCTCTGGCGCTACGAGGACAACCGGGCCGCCTGGGCGGCCGTGCTCGACCGCCCGGTGGACGCCGAGCCCGCGCACGCCCCGGCCTACGCGGCCCCGGCGCGCGCCAGCGACGTCGCCGGGCTGCCGCCGACCTACCTGGAGGTGGGCAGCCTGGACATCGTCCGGGACGAGGGCCTGACGTTCGGCGCGCGCCTGGCCCGCGTCGGCATCCCGGTCGAGATGCACATGCACGCCGGGGCGCCGCACGCGTTCGACCTGCTCGCCCCGGATGCGGCGGTCACTCAACGAGCGACCGCCGACCGCCTGCGGTTCCTGGAGTCGGTGGCCGGTTAGCGCCGCGGCTGGTGGAAGACGCTGCTGCCGCGGGCGCGGAACAGCGCTTCCTGGGCGATCGTCGCGCCGAGCGTGCCACCGGCGGTGCGGATCATGCCGTGGTAGAAACCGCGCCCACGGGCCACCGAGTGCGGCACCAGGTCCATCAGCACCCACTCGTCCATCGGGATCGGGCGGTGGAACCAGATCGCGTGGTCGAGGCTCGATCCGGACGCGGACGTCTCGTCGTGGTACGGCGCGAGGCCGGTCGAGATGTCCGAGAGGTACGTCAGCACGCACGCGTGGATCAGCGGATCCTCGGGCAGGTCGACGGTGCAGCGGGCCCAGAACCGGGTCGGCCACTCGCTGCCCGGGTACGGCGCCGGCGGCAGCGAGCCCTCCATCGAGAACAGCCGGGGCATCGGCGCCGCCGGGAGCGTCGTCGGGTCCGGGACGTCCGGCATCCCGGACGCCTCCGCGTCCGGACCGTCCTCCTCCACCGAGAACGAGCACGACATCGTGGACACCACGCGGTCGCCCTGCAGCGCGGTGACCCGGCGGGCGGAGTACGAGCGGCCGTCCCGGTCACGGTCGACGCGGAACAGCGTCGGCTGGGCGGAGTCGCCGCCGCGCAGGTAGTAACCGTGCAGCGAGTGCGGCGGACGCCCCTCGGGAACCGTCGCTCCGGCCGCGGCCAGCGCCTGCCCGGCCACCTGGCCCCCGTAGAGCGGGAACGGGTCGTCGAAGACGGTGTTCGCCCGGTAGAGGTCACGCTCGACCTCTTCCAACGTGAAGAGATCGAGGATCGTCGGAGCGCCCGTGGTCGTCTGCACGACCGAACGGTAGCCCGGCCCCGACGCGCCACCGGGCGTCCGACGAGTGTGATGTGATCGCTCTCTCAGCACATTTCCGGTCAGGACTGACCGAAAAACTCCTCCCGCGGGGACGCCGCTCCGATACGTTGCGAACGAACGCGGATTCCAACGGCGGGAGGCTGCTCACGTGAGCGACGAGGTGCAGGTCGAGCACGCCGACGGCGTATCGGTCATCACGATCAACCGGCCGAAAGCGCGCAACGCGGTGAACAACGCGGTGTCGGTGGGCATCGCCGCCGCGCTCGACGAACTGGACGAGCGAGACGACCTGACGCTGGGCATCATCACCGGGGCCGGCGGCACGTTCTGCGCGGGCATGGACCTCAAGGCGTTCGTCGCGGGCGAGAACCCCAACGACGACCGGCGGGGTTTCGGCGGCATCACGATGCTGCCGCCGCGCAAGCCGGTCATCGCCGCGGTGGAGGGCTGGGCGCTGGCCGGCGGCTGCGAGATCGCGCTGGCCTGCGACCTGATCGTCGCCGCCGAGGACGCGAAGTTCGGCATTCCCGAGGTCAAGCGCGGCCTGGTCGCGGCGGCCGGTGGGCTGGTGCGGCTCCCCCGCCGGATCCCGCCCGCGATCGCGATGGAGCTGGCGCTGACCGGTGATCCGCTCCCGGCCGCCGACGCCCACCGCTTCGGCCTGGTCAACACGCTGACGCCGAGCGGCGGGGCACTGGACGGCGCGAAGGCGCTGGCCGCCCGGGTCGCCGCCAACGGGCCGCTCGCGGTCGCGGCGTCCAAGCAGCTGATCGTGCAGTCGCAGGACTGGGCCGACGCCGACCTGTGGAAGAAGCAGGGCTCGATCGTCGGGCCGGTGCTCGGGTCCGAGGACGCCCAGGAAGGCTCTCGGGCGTTCGCCGAGAAGCGCGCACCGGTCTGGAAGGGACGCTGAATGGGCGCCGGACCACTCGCCGGGCTGAAAGTCCTCGAGCTGGCGGGCATCGGCCCCGGCCCGCACGCCGCGATGATCCTCGCCGACCTCGGCGCCGACGTCGTCCGGGTCGACCGCCCGGTGCCCGGGCTGGACCCGACCGCGGGCTCCGCCGACCAGCTGGTGCGCGGACGCCGCTCGGTCGCGCTCAACCTCAAGGATCCGGACGAGAAGGCGCAGCTCCTCGCGCTCGTCGAGAAGGCGGACGTCCTGCTCGAGGGCTACCGGCCGGGCGTCACCGAACGGCTCGGGCTCGGGCCGGACGACTGCGTCGCGGTCAACCCCCGGCTGATCTACGCCCGGATGACCGGCTGGGGCCAGGACGGCCCGTGGGCTCGCACCGCCGGGCACGACATCAACTACATCTCGATCACCGGCGCACTGCACGCGATCGGCCGCGCCGGTGAGCGTCCGGTCCCGCCGCTGAACTACGTCGGTGACTTCGGCGGCGGCTCGATGCTGGTGCTGGTCGGGATCCTGTCCGCGCTGTTCGAGCGCGAGCGGTCCGGGCGGGGCCAGGTCGTCGACGCCGCGATGGTCGACGGCGCCACGCTGCTCTCCCAGATGTTCTGGTCGTTCCGGGGCGCCGGCGCCTGGAGCGACGAGCGCGGCGTCAACCTGCTCGACGGCGGCGCGCCCTGGTACGACACCTACGAGTGCGCCGACGGGCAGTACGTGGCCGTGGGTGCGCTGGAGCCGCAGTTCTGGGCCGCGCTGCTGACCGGCCTCGCCGTCGACGACCTCCCGTCGCGCGACGACCGGGGCAACTGGCCGGCGATCCGCAAACGCTTCACCGAGGTGTTCGCCACCAAGACCCGGGACGAGTGGGCCGCGGTCTTCGACGGCACCGACGCGTGCGTCACGCCGGTGCTGACGTTCGCCGAGGCCGCCGACCACCCGCACGTCGCCGCCCGGAACACGGTCGTCGACCAGAACGGCGTCCCGCAGGCCGCACCGGCACCCCGGTTCTCCCGGACGCCGCCCGGCACGCCGACGCCGCCCCCCGGGTCCGGTCAGCACACCGCCGAGGTGCTGAAGGACTGGCTGGGCTGATCCTGGGTCAGCCGACCCAGCGGTACTCGAGCTCGGGACGTCCCGCGCGGCCGTAGCGGGCCGCGCGGGACGCCAGCCCGGCGTCGGTGAGGTGTTCGAGGTACCGCCGGGCGGTGATCCGCGACATGCCCAGGTCCTCGGCCAGCTCGCTCGCCGACACCGCGGCGGCCGTGTCGCGCAGCGCCGCCGTCACCGCGTCCAGCGACTCCGGGCTCATGCCCTTCGGCAGGCCGGTCTGGCCCCGGCCGTGCAGCACCGCGAGGGCCCGGTCGACCTCGTGCTGGCCGCTCATCACGCCACCGCCGGCGACCCGCGACCGGTAGGCGGCGTACTGCTCCAGCTTCTCCGCGAACGTCGCGAACACGAACGGCTTGATCAGGTACTGGACGATGCCGAGCGAGACCGCCGACCGGACGGTGTTCAGGTCACGGGCGGAGGTCACCGCGACGACGTCCGCATGATGGCCGTGCGCCCGCATCCGGCGGCAGACGTCCAGGCCGTGCAGGTCCGGCAGGTGCATGTCGAGCAGCACCAGGTCGACGTCGGTCCGGCTCATCCGGCGGAGCGCGTCGGCGGCGTTGAGCGCCACCCCGGCCACCGTGAACCCCGGCACCCGCCCGACGTACGCGGCGTGCGCGTCCGCGGCGATCGGATCGTCCTCCACGACCAGAACCCTGATCATGACGACACCCGGGCCCGCATCGGGAGCCGGACCGTGAACACCGCGCCACCGTCACCGGCGACGTCGATCCGCCCGCCGTGCCGGTGCACGGCCTGACCGACCAGCGCCAGCCCGAGGCCACGGCCGATCAGCCGCCCGTCGGTCTTCGTCGACCAGCCGCGGGCGAACGCCTGCTCCACCTGCCCGGCCTCCAGCCCCGTCCCGGAGTCCGTCACCTGGAACACCAGGGTGTCGTCGTCGACCCACGCACCCACCTCGACCCGGCGCGGCGGTGGCGCCGCGACCGCCGCGTCCACCGCGTTGTCGATCAGGTTGCCGACGATCGTCACCAGGTCCCGCGGGTCGGCGACGCCGGGCGGCACCTGCGCGTCCGGCTCCAGCACCAGCTCGACGCCCCGCTCGGCGGCCTGCGCCACCTTACCCAGCAGCAACGCGACCAGGACCGGCTCCTCCACCGCCTCGACGACGCGGTCGGCCAGCCGCTGGCTCAGCGCGAGCTCGCCGGTCGCGAACTCCACCGCCTCGCTCACCCGGCCGAGGCCGATCAGCGACACGACCGTGTGCAGGCGGTTCGACGCCTCGTGCGCCGCCGAGCGGAGCGACTCGGCGAAGCCGCGCACCGAGTCCAGTTCGCCGGTGAGCGCCTGCAGGTCGGTGTGGTCCCGCAGCGTGACGACGCTGCCGCCACCGGCCGGCCGCTGGTTCACGACCAGGACGCGGTCGCCGGTCAGGTGGATCTCGTCCACCCGCTGCTCACCGGCGGCCAGCGCGGCGCCGAGCGTCGTCGGCACCGGCAGGGCGTCCACGTGTTGGCCGGCGGCGTCGGAAGGCAGTCCGAGCAACCGGCGGGCCTCGTCGTTGACCAGCTGCACCCGGCCGTCCCGGTCGAGCAGCAGCAAACCTTCCCCGACCGCGTGCAGCACCGCGTCGTAGTACGCGTACATCCGGCTCAGCTCACGCGGGCCGAGGTCGTGGGTCTGGCGGCGCAGCCGCCGGTTGACCAGCCAGGTCCCGGCCGCGGCCAGCAGCAGCGCGAGGACACCGGCCAGCGCGAGCGTCGGCAGCTGACCCTGCAGCGTGCGGTCGACCGCGCTGCGTTTGATGCCCACCGACACCAGGGCCCGCACCGTGCCGTCGGCGATCACCGGCACCACCGCACGCACCGACGGCCCCAGCGTCCCGGTGTAGGTCTCGGTGAACGCCTCACCGCGAACGGCCCGGTCGATGTGGCCGAGGAACTTCTTTCCGATCTGGGTCTCGTCCGGGTGGGTGTAGCGGATCCCGGCCGCGCTCATCACGACGACGAAGTCAGTGCCGGTGGCCCGGCGCACGTTCTCCGCGTGCGGTTGCAGCACCGGGCTGGGGTCGGGCAGCTCCAGCGCGGCCCGGACGTCGGGCGTCGCGGCGACGGAGCGGGCGATCGCCAGCGCGCGGGTGGCCGCGCTCTCCTCGGTGGCCTGCTCTGCCTGCGCGATCGCGGCGCCCAGCCCGGCGGCGACGACCACCGTCACCACCGCGATCTGCAGTGCGAGCAGCTGGCGGGCCAGGCTCCAGTCCCGCGGACGTAACACCGGGGCGGCCTCCCTCTCGGGGATCGTTATGTACAGAACGGTGACCGAGGTCACTGTCGCCGAGATTCTGGGCATCAAGTTACTGCCGTGCCGTTGACGACATCGCGCAGAAAGAAGGCGTCCCCTCATGTCCAGTACTGCCGCACCGCCGGGCAACACCACCCCGCCGCCGGACGAGACCACGCCGGAGAACCCCCCGCCGCGCCGCGATCGGACCCATTACCTCTACATCGCGGTCATCGTCGCGGTTGTTCTCGGCGCCACGCTCGGACTGGTCAAACCCGACTGGGGCGTGGCGCTGAAACCGCTGGGCACCGGCTTCGTCGACCTGATCAAGATGATGATCAGCCCGGTCATCTTCTGCACGATCGTCCTGGGTATCGGGTCGATCCGCAGCGCTGCCAAGGTCGGCAAGGTCGGCGGCCTCGCGCTCGGCTACTTCCTGGTCATGTCGACGTTCGCGCTGGCGATCGGCCTGGTCGTCGGCAACCTGATCCACCCCGGATCCGGGCTCGACCTGGAAGGCACCGCCGACGCCGGCAAGGAGCTGGCCGCCGAGGGTGAGGGTGGCACCGTCGACTTCCTGCTCGGCATCATCCCGACCACGCTGGTCTCGTCGCTGACCGAGGGCAAGGTCCTGCAGACGCTGTTCGTCGCGCTGCTGGTCGGCTTCGCGCTGCAGGCGATGGGGCGGAGCGGCGAACCGGTCCTCCGCGGCGTCGGCTACCTGCAGAAGCTGGTCTTCCGGGTGCTGGCGATGATCATGTGGCTGGCGCCGATCGGTGCGTTCGGTGCGATCGCCGCGGTGGTCGGCGAGACCGGCTGGGACGCGTTGAGCGCGCTGCTCCAGGTGATGCTCGGCTTCTACCTCACGTGCGCGATCTTCGTGTTCGGCATCCTGGGGCTGCTGCTCTGGACGATCGCGCGGATCAACATCCTCTCGCTGTTCCGGTACCTGGCCCGTGAGTTCCTGCTGATCCTGTCGACGTCGTCCTCGGAGTCGGCGCTGCCGCGGCTGATCGCGAAGATGGAGCACTTCGGCGTCTCGCGTCCGGTCGTGGGCATCACGGTGCCGACCGGGTACTCGTTCAACCTCGACGGCACCGCGATCTACCTGACGATGGCGTCGCTGTTCATCGCGGACGCGCTGGACCAGCCGCTGTCGATCGGCGAGCAGATCGGGTTGCTGCTGTTCATGATCATCGCGTCGAAGGGCGCGGCCGGGGTGACCGGCGCGGGTCTGGCGACGCTGGCCGCCGGTCTGCAGTCGCACAAGCCCGCGCTGCTCGACGGCGTCGGCCTGATCGTCGGCATCGACCGGTTCATGTCCGAGGCCCGCGCGCTGACGAACTTCGCCGGCAACGCGGTCGCGACCGTGCTGGTCGGCGTCTGGACCGACGGTTTCGACCGGGAGCGCGCCACCGAGGTGCTCGCCGGCCGGTCCCCGTTCGACGAGGCCACGATGCTCGACGACGACCACGGCGCCCCGTCCGCCGAGCCCGAGCTGGTCGGAGCCGAACGCCGAGCCTGACCCATCCCCGAACCGGACCCCCTTGGGCGGGCCATAGCTCGCCCGAGTGGGTCCGGTTCGCTCGTGGCCTAGGCTCGGGGTGTGTTCGCCGTGCGGTGCTGCGACGTCCCGGGGCGGTGCGCGGTCGA
This window harbors:
- a CDS encoding glycoside hydrolase family 65 protein, whose amino-acid sequence is MIVNGPFAIDPWSIREDSVDLDRLEASESVFTLANGHIGLRGNLDEGEPHGLPGTYLNSFCELRPLPYAEGGYGYPESGQAVVNVTNGKLIRLLVDDEPLDVRYGEVRAHERELDFRTGLLTRRLDWVSPAGKSVTLRTERLVSLVQRSVAAINYTVTAGDEPVQLVVQSELFANEELPPTGKDPRIEAALARPLQPEVQTAEASCAALLHSLRGNGLRMAAAMDHDVHGPAGTQTHSDARDNIGRTTVICRLAPRRSLRIVKYLAYGWSSRRSLPALNDQVRAALTAARYQGWDGLCDDQRGYLDAFWQSADVEIDGDAQLQQAVRFGLFHVLQAGARAEGRAIPAKGLTGPGYDGHTFWDTETFVLPMLSHTLPDAAAHALRWRRTTLPLAIERAQTLGLEGAAFPWRTIRGQECSGYWPAGTAALHVNADIADAVLRHVAATGDEEFERTVGIELLAATARLWRSVGHHDSDGGFRIDGVTGPDEYSALADNNVFTNLMAQRNLRGAANACERHPQRAMELDVDSEEIASWRDAAAAMVVPYDAKRGVHKQAENFTDHAMWNFAGTHADEYPLLLHFPYLELYRKQVVKQADLVLAMQLCPEAFTPEEKQRNFAYYEQITVRDSSLSAATQAVLAAETGHLRLAYEYLCETAMLDLHDLAGNTGHGLHIAALAGVWSGVVVGFGGMRHLSAGLAFAPRLPPELSRIAFRLRWRGRRLRVEITPTEARYLLLEGAELTLLHHGDELRLPTSGVVTAEIPPAPPVEPVRQPVGREPLVRRLR
- a CDS encoding sensor histidine kinase; translated protein: MLRPRDWSLARQLLALQIAVVTVVVAAGLGAAIAQAEQATEESAATRALAIARSVAATPDVRAALELPDPSPVLQPHAENVRRATGTDFVVVMSAAGIRYTHPDETQIGKKFLGHIDRAVRGEAFTETYTGTLGPSVRAVVPVIADGTVRALVSVGIKRSAVDRTLQGQLPTLALAGVLALLLAAAGTWLVNRRLRRQTHDLGPRELSRMYAYYDAVLHAVGEGLLLLDRDGRVQLVNDEARRLLGLPSDAAGQHVDALPVPTTLGAALAAGEQRVDEIHLTGDRVLVVNQRPAGGGSVVTLRDHTDLQALTGELDSVRGFAESLRSAAHEASNRLHTVVSLIGLGRVSEAVEFATGELALSQRLADRVVEAVEEPVLVALLLGKVAQAAERGVELVLEPDAQVPPGVADPRDLVTIVGNLIDNAVDAAVAAPPPRRVEVGAWVDDDTLVFQVTDSGTGLEAGQVEQAFARGWSTKTDGRLIGRGLGLALVGQAVHRHGGRIDVAGDGGAVFTVRLPMRARVSS
- a CDS encoding crotonase/enoyl-CoA hydratase family protein yields the protein MSDEVQVEHADGVSVITINRPKARNAVNNAVSVGIAAALDELDERDDLTLGIITGAGGTFCAGMDLKAFVAGENPNDDRRGFGGITMLPPRKPVIAAVEGWALAGGCEIALACDLIVAAEDAKFGIPEVKRGLVAAAGGLVRLPRRIPPAIAMELALTGDPLPAADAHRFGLVNTLTPSGGALDGAKALAARVAANGPLAVAASKQLIVQSQDWADADLWKKQGSIVGPVLGSEDAQEGSRAFAEKRAPVWKGR
- a CDS encoding acyl-CoA thioesterase gives rise to the protein MQTTTGAPTILDLFTLEEVERDLYRANTVFDDPFPLYGGQVAGQALAAAGATVPEGRPPHSLHGYYLRGGDSAQPTLFRVDRDRDGRSYSARRVTALQGDRVVSTMSCSFSVEEDGPDAEASGMPDVPDPTTLPAAPMPRLFSMEGSLPPAPYPGSEWPTRFWARCTVDLPEDPLIHACVLTYLSDISTGLAPYHDETSASGSSLDHAIWFHRPIPMDEWVLMDLVPHSVARGRGFYHGMIRTAGGTLGATIAQEALFRARGSSVFHQPRR
- a CDS encoding alpha/beta hydrolase, which codes for MALGLDPEISAALDARLGNGRRGAADRPPSGGDVTAVRASLDPVLRALAAEPPVPPGIEVTRHAATSADGTQVPMRLYRSPGTPETGLVVYFHGGGMVAGDLDIYDPVMRRYVGAGGIPMLAVDYRLAPEHPYPAGVEDGYAAIVWAAKKAGELGSDPTRIAVAGDGGGAAIAAGAVLLGRDRGGPTLAGQLLVYPMLDDRTVTPDPLLGRGALWRYEDNRAAWAAVLDRPVDAEPAHAPAYAAPARASDVAGLPPTYLEVGSLDIVRDEGLTFGARLARVGIPVEMHMHAGAPHAFDLLAPDAAVTQRATADRLRFLESVAG
- a CDS encoding CaiB/BaiF CoA transferase family protein; this encodes MGAGPLAGLKVLELAGIGPGPHAAMILADLGADVVRVDRPVPGLDPTAGSADQLVRGRRSVALNLKDPDEKAQLLALVEKADVLLEGYRPGVTERLGLGPDDCVAVNPRLIYARMTGWGQDGPWARTAGHDINYISITGALHAIGRAGERPVPPLNYVGDFGGGSMLVLVGILSALFERERSGRGQVVDAAMVDGATLLSQMFWSFRGAGAWSDERGVNLLDGGAPWYDTYECADGQYVAVGALEPQFWAALLTGLAVDDLPSRDDRGNWPAIRKRFTEVFATKTRDEWAAVFDGTDACVTPVLTFAEAADHPHVAARNTVVDQNGVPQAAPAPRFSRTPPGTPTPPPGSGQHTAEVLKDWLG
- a CDS encoding cation:dicarboxylate symporter family transporter, whose product is MSSTAAPPGNTTPPPDETTPENPPPRRDRTHYLYIAVIVAVVLGATLGLVKPDWGVALKPLGTGFVDLIKMMISPVIFCTIVLGIGSIRSAAKVGKVGGLALGYFLVMSTFALAIGLVVGNLIHPGSGLDLEGTADAGKELAAEGEGGTVDFLLGIIPTTLVSSLTEGKVLQTLFVALLVGFALQAMGRSGEPVLRGVGYLQKLVFRVLAMIMWLAPIGAFGAIAAVVGETGWDALSALLQVMLGFYLTCAIFVFGILGLLLWTIARINILSLFRYLAREFLLILSTSSSESALPRLIAKMEHFGVSRPVVGITVPTGYSFNLDGTAIYLTMASLFIADALDQPLSIGEQIGLLLFMIIASKGAAGVTGAGLATLAAGLQSHKPALLDGVGLIVGIDRFMSEARALTNFAGNAVATVLVGVWTDGFDRERATEVLAGRSPFDEATMLDDDHGAPSAEPELVGAERRA
- a CDS encoding response regulator: MIRVLVVEDDPIAADAHAAYVGRVPGFTVAGVALNAADALRRMSRTDVDLVLLDMHLPDLHGLDVCRRMRAHGHHADVVAVTSARDLNTVRSAVSLGIVQYLIKPFVFATFAEKLEQYAAYRSRVAGGGVMSGQHEVDRALAVLHGRGQTGLPKGMSPESLDAVTAALRDTAAAVSASELAEDLGMSRITARRYLEHLTDAGLASRAARYGRAGRPELEYRWVG
- a CDS encoding beta-phosphoglucomutase family hydrolase, giving the protein MLGLPAEIQGCLFDLDGVVTRTAAQHAKAWKTMFDQFLAEYAQGQAPFDVDTDYLRYVDGRKRLDGTRAFLASRGITLPEGTPSDTAADHTVLGLSNAKNALVLDLIAAEGVEVFDDAVTYLTAVRDAGLARAVVTSSANAEQVLTVTGLAGLFDYRVDALVAAERHLAGKPAPDTFLAGAELLGLRPHQAAVFEDALAGVEAGRAGGFGLVVGVDRIGHPDGLKTAGADVVVSALTELLEVP